The nucleotide window GGAAGTCATGATCACCGACTCGAAGAAGCTTGGTCTAGACGTAGATGAGGCGGAGACCTTCTACCGCAAAGCGTCCATCGACTTCGAGAGGGGAGAATTCGAGAAGATCGAAGCCTTTGTTCCCAAAGTTGACCTGTCCGCCAAGAAGGCAAAGAGGTTGTTCATCATCACAAAGGCTCAGGACGAACTTGAGGGCGCATCGTTCGCCATCGATGACGTTGAGAGAATGGGGGCCGATGTCCCAGAGGCGAAGGACATCCTGAAGAATGCGAGAGAGGCTCTCTTCGAAGAGAACTACGATGCCGTCATGGAGCTTTCCAGAAGGATTCGGGACATAGTGGGAGAGGCCGAGAAGGAGAAGATCATCGAGCGGTTCGGGGCCAAGAGCCAGGGCATAGCCACGATGATCGCAGGAGCCAAGGCATTGGGCATCGACATCGAACACGCTCAGTCGCTCCTTGGCATGGCAGACGAGTACTTGGGGAAGCAGGAGATCATGCAGGCAAAGGATCTCATTCGGAGAGCGGAGGTATCAGCCGGGAAGAAGATCCAGGATTTCATCAAGGACAAGTATCCGAAGGTCTTCGTCAATATGCCCACGAAGGGCTTCCAAGCGGACGTGTGGAACCGCTTGATTCTGGAGATAATCAACGAGGGTAACCTCAGGTCCGAGAATGTCGACATACAGCTCAAAGGTGACTTCGAAGTCAGGGGCCTGGAGACTATCCCGAAGATAGATCCCAATGAGAAGAGGACGATAGAGGTGGGAGTCAAACCCAAGAGAGAGGGAGACCTCCCGGTCGATACGTCCGTCTCGTACCAGAGGCCTTTCGACAATCAGGTCTACGGTCATGATGAGACGAGGCAGCTCTCCGTCAAGGTCTATGGAACCTATGTCGTGGAGGATGTCTTCCTTGTCCACAACGATGGGAGGCTCATAGGCCATGAGACTAGAAAGCACCGCACGGATATCGATGAGGACATCTTTTCCGGTATGCTCACTATTGTTCAGGAATTCGTCAAGGATTCCTTCAAAACGAGAAGTGAAGGGGGGCTCAAGAGGCTCGACTTCGGCGGCAACATGATAGTCATCGAGAGGGGTCCTCACGTGTACCTCGCCTGCGTCGTAGCGGGAGATGAACCCACCTTCCTGCCCCTTCACATGGTCGAGACAATAGGCGAGGTCGAGGGTGGGTATGCCGACGTCCTGGAGAACTGGAGCGGTTTGCTCAGTGAGCTTGATGGGGTAGACGAGATAATCAGGAAACTGATGTATGTCTCCGACGCAGCTGGCGCCGACCTCGTCGGACTGGAAAAGAGCGGTGTTGTCCAGACTATCAGTGCCATAGAGGAGGCGAAGGAAGCGGGAGCGGACATCACTGAGGCCGAGACACTGATCCAGGATGCTATGGAAAACATGGACAAGCAAGACTGGAAGAAGGCCTGGAACCTCGTTCGAGATGCAGAGGATAGCGCCAATTCGGCGAGAGTCCAATACATAGCAATGGTCGAGGACCAGCTTGCAGCTGCCAAGGAGATAGTCGACAAGGCCCATGAGCTGGGAATAAGAATGGAGGAAGCAGAGGAGCTTTTTGAGATAGCCACTCAGGCGATCAACAGCGGGGAGTTTGCCACGATCGCATCCGTTACCGAAAGGATCAAGGACATCATGAGCAGAGGCGGCTTGGAGATCCAGAGACTCGAATCCGAGAAGAACATGCGCGAAGCAAGACTCCTTGTGGATGCAGCCAAGCAGGAAGGTCTCGACATCTTTGAGGCCGAGCGTCTTCTTAGATCTGCCGAATCGTCCTACCAGTCTTCCGATACTGAGGAGGTCTCAAGGCTACTCGCCTCCGTGGGAGGAGTCGTGGAGAAGTCGAGGAACAAGCGCTGGAAAGGTGAGATCGAAAGGAGAATAGGTTCGCTAGCCTCCGTTGTGTCCAAAGCTCGTGAGCTTGGCTTCGATGTGACTGAAGCCGATGACCTCATGGAGGATGCGAAGAGAGTGCTCGATTCTGACGATATCGACAAGATGGAGGCTTACCTCGAGCGGCTCGAGTCCCCTGTTGAAGGAATCAAGAAGAAGCTTCTCCTCGCCGAGGCCGAAGAACGCCTCAACGAGATCGCCACTCTCGTGAACAGGGCGAAGGAAGCGGGTCTGGGCGTTGACGAAGAAGTGCAATTGACCTCTGACGCTCGATCCCTGCTGGAGGATGGGAATCTAGATGAACTGGAGCGCATCGTCGAGGCAGCCGAGGGCTCTGCCAGGGAGAAGATAGACGAGTTTCTTAAGGAGAGAAGGCCCAGGCTCCACGTCCGCCTTCCGAAGAGAGGATTCCAGGACGATGCGTGGAACCAGTATCGTGTCGAAGTCGAGAATAGAGGAAATCTGGAAGCAAAGGATGTTGATGTCAGGCTCGACGGTGACTTCGAAGTGAAGGGTCTTGAACCCATTTCCGAGATAGATGTCAACGAGAAGAAGCACCTCGATGTGGGCATAAGGCCGAAGAAGTCGGGTGAAACACCAATCGATGCAAGCATATCCTACAGGCGTCCCTTCGATGACAAGATCTACGAGACGTTTGCCCAAGAGAACCTGAATATTGAAAACTCCGGGACGTATCTCATTGAGGATGTCTTCTTGATACACAACCAGGGCAACCTGGTCGTACGCGAGTCCAGGAAGTACAGGGAAGATCTGAACGAGAGAGCATTCAGCACGATGATCGGGGCAGTTCAGAGCTTCGTGAAAGACTCCTTCTCACAGCAGGGGAGCACTGGCCTTTCTAAGCTCGACTTCGGAGACAGCAAGGTCCTCATAGAGAGAGGGAAATCGGTCCATCTTGCCACCGTCGTCGTGGGGGATGAACCCAGGTTATTGCCGCTCTACATAATCGAGGTCCTGAAAGAGATTGAGGGGACTTATGGCGGGATTCTACACGATTGGAACGGGAGCATGGAAGGACTGGAGGGAATCCGAGAGATCGTTAGGAAGCTCCTCTTCATGAGTGAATTCCCAGGTGCAGATCTCGGCGCCCTCGATGATAGTATGATATCCAAGGCCTTCGGTCTTGGGAGGTCTACCGAGCGCACTCTCGCCCCGGACGAAGCCGAAAAGCTCATCATTGATATAACCAGGGAAATAGAAGAGATGGGCTACGAGGATATCTGGAAGAAGGTTGCTGAGTCAATGCCAACGGAGGACGAGGGAGAGATGCATCCTGGCATGTCCCGGGACAAAGCCTACTCTACGCTCAGCGTGGAGATTCTCAAATCCGAGGTTGGAGAGCTGGATGACGAGGAAAGGCTTAGGGATTATCTGGATCTCATAAACAGGGTCACAAGTGCGGTTGCGAAGGCTCGGTCTGAGAATGGAGTGGAATCCAACGTCCCCGTTCTCGTTGCCGTGCTTCCCGACACTCAAGAGATCAGGGAAACGGTGGAGACCTTCGAGAAAGTGATCAAAGGCGAGGCCAACATACGGGAATTGGAGACTGTCCCCGTGGACGACGAATGGGACGGGCTCAAGATTGAGGCAATCCCCCACTTGGACATGATTATGGGGAAATACAGGTTCTGGGCCAAGAAGATTGAGACGCTGCTCAAATCCCAATCGGCCTGGAAAATCAAGAGAGGGCTCGACAAGGGTGCGTACTTCCTGGGAATCGAGGGGCAGAGCGTGGAAATCAACCCCGGCATGGTCTCGTTCGAGATTCTATTGCCAGACAACGTCGTGAGACAGAAGTTCAATGGCGGAAGCTTGTACGTCAGTTTCCCTCAAACCGGAAAGACGAGCGATTCTGGACCTTCTCCCGGGGTGACGGAGAGAGCCGAGTCCGACGAGGCGGACGAATCGTCCATCGCGACCGAGATTGTTGGGAGAATACTGGAAATGAGGAAGGACATGAATCTCGAAGATGAACAGCAGGTCGAAGTCAAGATATCCGCGAATGAAGGGCTCCTTGTGGAGCTCGAATCTCAGAAAGATAGAATCGTTCAGGAGACAAATTCGAAGTGCGTCGAATTCGTTACCAAGGAGAGCATAGAGGGCGAGGATGGATACACAATCGAATGGCAAGTTGCTGACGAAACATTCATGATTTCCTTGAGGCGATCGCAAGGAATAGGCAGCGCCGCCTGAGGAAAGTCTTTATCCGAGATGATATATCAAACACCGAGTGGCCGGGGTGGGGTAGCCTGGTTATCCTCAGGGACTGTGGATCCCTTGTCCCGAGTTCAAACGAATCCCAGTGAGGGCTGGGGTTCTGGAATTCTCGGTCCCGGCCCTCGCAACTATCTGGTCAACAGTTAAATACATGGTCTTGGGTATAGACCAGTTGCGGCCGCACCGATGAAAAAAGTGCAGTTGCGTCGGAATACCTCACAGGAGGATTGCGATGATAAAGCAAGCCGAGAAAGAATACAGTCCGTATGAGCTTGAGACGAGGATAAGAGACTTCTGGAAGAGATCCAAGGCGTATCGCAAGACCAAGCAGAGCAGAAAGGAAGGCGAGGACTATTTCTTCTTGGACGGGCCTCCATATACAACCGAGTCTGCGCACCTTGGAACCGCTTGGAACAAGATAATCAAGGACCTGATTATCCGCTTCAGACGGATGCACGGATACAATGTCAGGGACCAGCCTGGCTATGACATGCACGGCCTGCCAATCGAGGTCCAGGTCGAGCGTTCCCTCGGCATCATGAACAAGAAGCAAATCGAGGAGCTGGGAATCAAGAAGTTCGTGGATACCTGCAGGGATTTCGCTCTGCAATTCCAGGAGAAGATGACCCAGCAGTTCGAGGAACTGGGCGTCTGGATGGACTGGGACAAACCCTACAGGACGATCGAGAATTCATACATAGAGGGCGCATGGTGGACGATGAAGAAGGCCCACGAGAAGGGACTGCTTGACCAGGCCCAGAGGGTTCTTCAATGGTGCCCGAGGTGCGAGACGGCCCTTGCGGAGGCTGAGATCGAGTACTTCGACGAGACCGACCCGTCGCTCTTCGTAATGTTCCCCCTCGTCGACCGCGAGGACGAGTACATGCTCGTTTGGACGACAACTCCGTGGACGCTTCCCGCCAATCTAGCCGCGGCCGTTCACCCGAACCTGAACTACGCGAAGGTGCTGGTCACACGTGAAGGCAGCCGCCAATACGTATGGCTCTACGAGGGAAACGTCGAGCAGGTGATGGGCAGCACGCCGGACGTCCTGAACTATGATGTGAAGGAGACTGTATCTGGTAAGGAACTGGTCGGCCTCGAATACAAGCATCCATTAGCCAACAATGTGCCCTATCTGGATGAGATACGGGGCAACTGGGTTCACAAGGTCCTGGCATCCGACATAGTCACTGATGAGTTCACTGGAATCGTTCACATGGCCCCCGGCCACGGTCCTGAGGATTTCGACATCGGCATACAGCATGACCTGCCAGCATTCTGTCCCGTGGACGAGAGGGGTTACTTCACGACAGACGCTGGGGATTACAGGACCATGCATGTCAGGGAAGCCAATCGAAAGATAATCGACGATCTGACGGCCTCAGGGGCCCTTTTCAACGAGGAGGACATCACGCACAGATACGGGCATTGCTGGAGATGCCAGACGCCAATCATCTACCGCGTCACGGAACAGTGGTTCTTGAAGGTGAAGGGACTCAAAGACAAGATGCTCAAGGAGGTGGACAAGATCCAGTGGACGCCCGAATGGGCGGGAGCATCGAGACAATACGATTGGGTGCAGAATGCGAGGGACTGGTGCATCTCGAGACAGAGATACTGGGGCATCCCACTCCCAATCTGGAAATGCGAGTGCGGGGAGATGACCGTCGTCGGATCCTCCAAGGAGCTGAGCGAAGGAGAGAACTATGTCGAGGGAATGGACCTCCACAGGCCTTCCATAGACTCGATCGTGTTGACTTGCCCGGCCTGCAAGAAGGAAATGCACAGGATTACTGACATTCTAGATGTCTGGTTCGACTCTGGAGTCTGCTCCTGGGCGCAGCTGGGATATCCCGGGAGAAGGGATGAATTCAAGAGATGGTGGCCGGCGAGATGGATTACAGAGGCGCCCGACCAGACCAGAGGCTGGTTCTATTCACAGTTGGGGGCTGGAGTGATCGCGTTCGACAGGGCGCCCTACGAGTCTGTCCTAGTGCACGGCTGGTTGAACGATTCCGAAGGTCTGCCCATGTCCAAGAGTCGGGGGAATACGATAGAACCTTCTGGCATCGTCCATGAGTTCGGTGCCGATGCTCTAAGATTCTATCTTCTCAGAACCAGTGCCCCCTGGGAGGACATAAGCTTCCAGGTGGATGAAGTGAAGAATGCCAAGAGAACATTGAACATACTATGGAACGTTCAGAGGTTCGCATCCACCTACATGGTCATAGACGATTTCGACCCCGAAGAGTGGTCCCTGGATAGTCTCTCCGATCATATGAGGCCCGAGGATCGATGGATACTCTCAAGACTGCAGAAGGTCAAGATCCTCGCCGAGGAGGAACTCGAGAGCTACAATATCCACAAGGCCTGCCGTGAGGTGGAGGACTTCATATTGAACAACCTGTCCAGATGGTACGTCAGGTTGATCAGGAGCCGAACGTGGCTTGAGGAGGAGGACAGGAGCAAGCTTTCCGCCTACAAGGTCCTTCACGAATGCCTCACTACTATCGCGAAGATATTTGCGCCATTTACCCCACACATCGCGGAGGCCATCTACCAGAACTTGGATGGAACGGCATTGACAGTTCACATGTGTGACTGGCCAGAGGCCGACGAGTCGCTTATCGATTCCAAGCTCGAGAATCAGATGGAGACGATTCAAGAGATTGTCGAGGTCGTGCTCAAGGTCAGACAGAAACAGGGACTCAAACTCCGCTGGCCAGTGAGGAAGATTACGGTGAAGCCAGCCGATGCTTCCGCGTACGAAGCTTTCGATGTCCTTCGGGATGTATTCGCGAATCAGACCAACTGCAAGGAGTTGGATATTCTGCAGCCAGGTCAGGATTTCGACGACTACGTGCTCCAGGTCAAACCAAAGGAAGCCGCGATCGGAAAGGCGTACAAGCAATGGTCCAGCAAAATCGCGACTCTCCTGGAGAGTCGGCCCGCCGACGTCGTTGCCAAAGAGATAAGGAAAGGCCAGTACGTCCTTGGAATCGAGGGCCACGTCATCCGAGTCGATCCTGAGATGGTGGAAATCGGAATGAAGCTCCCCAAGAACGTCGTGAGCGTGGCCCACGACAAGGGAGAGATATTCGTTGATATGGAAATCACCCCGGAAATCAGGGGCGAAGGGTTCGCCCGCGAGACCATTCGAAGAATCCAGGAGATGCGGAAGGAGATCGACCTCGATGTCGAGGATTTCGTGAGCACCAAGGTGAAGGGTAGAGAGGAACTGCTGAGACTGGTAGCTAGATGGAAGGATTTCATAGCAACCGAAACAAGGTCAAGAGATCTGCATCTCTCCAAGGTCGA belongs to Candidatus Thermoplasmatota archaeon and includes:
- the ileS gene encoding isoleucine--tRNA ligase; amino-acid sequence: MIKQAEKEYSPYELETRIRDFWKRSKAYRKTKQSRKEGEDYFFLDGPPYTTESAHLGTAWNKIIKDLIIRFRRMHGYNVRDQPGYDMHGLPIEVQVERSLGIMNKKQIEELGIKKFVDTCRDFALQFQEKMTQQFEELGVWMDWDKPYRTIENSYIEGAWWTMKKAHEKGLLDQAQRVLQWCPRCETALAEAEIEYFDETDPSLFVMFPLVDREDEYMLVWTTTPWTLPANLAAAVHPNLNYAKVLVTREGSRQYVWLYEGNVEQVMGSTPDVLNYDVKETVSGKELVGLEYKHPLANNVPYLDEIRGNWVHKVLASDIVTDEFTGIVHMAPGHGPEDFDIGIQHDLPAFCPVDERGYFTTDAGDYRTMHVREANRKIIDDLTASGALFNEEDITHRYGHCWRCQTPIIYRVTEQWFLKVKGLKDKMLKEVDKIQWTPEWAGASRQYDWVQNARDWCISRQRYWGIPLPIWKCECGEMTVVGSSKELSEGENYVEGMDLHRPSIDSIVLTCPACKKEMHRITDILDVWFDSGVCSWAQLGYPGRRDEFKRWWPARWITEAPDQTRGWFYSQLGAGVIAFDRAPYESVLVHGWLNDSEGLPMSKSRGNTIEPSGIVHEFGADALRFYLLRTSAPWEDISFQVDEVKNAKRTLNILWNVQRFASTYMVIDDFDPEEWSLDSLSDHMRPEDRWILSRLQKVKILAEEELESYNIHKACREVEDFILNNLSRWYVRLIRSRTWLEEEDRSKLSAYKVLHECLTTIAKIFAPFTPHIAEAIYQNLDGTALTVHMCDWPEADESLIDSKLENQMETIQEIVEVVLKVRQKQGLKLRWPVRKITVKPADASAYEAFDVLRDVFANQTNCKELDILQPGQDFDDYVLQVKPKEAAIGKAYKQWSSKIATLLESRPADVVAKEIRKGQYVLGIEGHVIRVDPEMVEIGMKLPKNVVSVAHDKGEIFVDMEITPEIRGEGFARETIRRIQEMRKEIDLDVEDFVSTKVKGREELLRLVARWKDFIATETRSRDLHLSKVDIDEEYVVEWNIEGEVVTIGITPLYMKEALITFTQIPGINEKKAVLMYDAGYNSLASLEQATSGELGKIEGMDELDVRRIENFLSLSLEERAFRAFVCPFCDIDLSSGTTVCPRCGESIEEEKHICPECKNEVSAEALICEHCGAQLMEVAAATVIKDKIDTLTHIGGVSVENAEWLLSKGYDYDRLAGADLEEIRQVEGIRESLAFLLADHFGKVEHVCPLCGTKVEADATVCRRCGTSLVPVEGEPEEAPPVEAEVSEELPAEEAVPEEAPLMEVEEPIEDVAEEVAEEPEPVPEGLEAEVEEPPIADAEIEIPDLNEAFTYLVKEERSDYTFRMLLKGIEKGKPGFCVTRIYPDKVREAHGLEDVPILWLSNVGKEDSVRPKDLEKLSLSLEQFITKESGIVLLDGIEYLITNNNFITVLRLIQSLRDQIAINRSILLISVNPATLDEHQLNLLEREVDTVLGPYP